A stretch of Ipomoea triloba cultivar NCNSP0323 chromosome 13, ASM357664v1 DNA encodes these proteins:
- the LOC116002196 gene encoding protein FAR1-RELATED SEQUENCE 5-like — translation MAGIQTLHSDPHLPLMASPATGIMDAMSLQTECTVTYTSNNTKFWAPNCEDSITPYLGQVFGTVEQGEVFYFEYARAVEFDVRRSTVKKDRTGNTTIRHLVCSRQGFKQIVRDQCRIRGGNGVTTTAPRRRTSNRVGCLARVVLKRGNTRGFIVHMLEISHTHPLYSATSRPFMRGNRNMDVTHQNFVASCAKANIGPSKSFKLYREFVGDFRNIGATRNDFWNMKRDLLALIKGADAQMVIAKFRGRQERCREFFYDYAVDAQEQLCRLFWTDRVARESYALFGDVMSFDATYNTNKYKLVFVPFTGIDNHKRCVVFGAGLLANEDEASYVWLLDTFKRAMGREPICTVIDQDPAMRKAVPRVLKHTHHRFCMWHIMTKVTEKAGPVLAKNHEFLRSLNVVVWDERITSEEFEVRWHAVMERFGLLDHTWFSELFELRSMWIPAFFRDVRMGGLLRTTSRSEAINSVFGSCTNQHASLVEFLCHYDGAMDEQRYEQAKLNATCEGNLPQMITPLAIERHAADIYTIQVFYEIQNEISRACFSCRVMSVNRSGVLCQYVIQDVSGNESLVEYNSGEVTIKCTCKMFEKVGLLCRHGFVALKDAGMEVIPSTYVLGRWTRAACVRPVSIDVNLGNNAENSNLAPQHKLWVDFHACLALAGEDRDRMVIVGNVVQSLKETLSVDVNSAPVRRGKRSIIENFCGNVVAEPVVIRPPVVARNKGRRKRLKGAREIAVALKK, via the exons ATGGCCGGTATTCAGACGTTGCACAGTGACCCCCATCTACCATTGATGGCTTCTCCGGCGACAG GTATCATGGATGCTATGTCCCTCCAAACTGAATGCACTGTCACTTACACCTCCAACAACACCAAGTTCTGGGCTCCAAACTGTGAGGACTCAATCACACCATACCTCGGCCAGGTGTTTGGTACAGTGGAACAGGGTGAGGTGTTTTACTTTGAATATGCTAGAGCAGTAGAGTTTGATGTTCGTCGTAGCACGGTGAAGAAGGATAGAACAGGTAATACAACTATTCGGCACCTGGTGTGTTCAAGACAGGGGTTTAAACAAATCGTTCGTGACCAGTGCCGAATCAGGGGGGGTAATGGTGTAACAACCACTGCACCGCGTCGTAGGACTTCGAATCGGGTTGGTTGCCTAGCTCGGGTTGTGCTGAAACGGGGGAATACAAGAGGGTTCATTGTGCACATGTTAGAAATCAGCCACACACACCCTTTGTACAGCGCAACATCACGACCTTTTATGCGAGGGAACCGTAACATGGATGTTACCCACCAGAACTTTGTTGCTAGTTGTGCTAAAGCGAACATTGGGCCTTCTAAATCATTCAAGTTGTACAGAGAGTTCGTTGGTGATTTTAGGAATATTGGGGCCACGCGTAATGATTTCTGGAACATGAAACGAGATTTGTTGGCATTAATTAAGGGGGCAGATGCACAAATGGTTATTGCTAAATTCCGTGGGAGACAAGAACGCTGTCGAGAGTTTTTCTACGACTACGCCGTAGATGCGCAGGAGCAACTTTGTAGGTTATTTTGGACAGACCGCGTTGCACGTGAGAGTTATGCTCTATTTGGGGATGTTATGTCGTTTGATGCCACGTATAACACTAACAA GTATAAATTGGTGTTTGTCCCTTTTACTGGAATTGACAACCACAAGCGATGTGTTGTGTTCGGTGCTGGGTTGCTTGCTAACGAAGATGAGGCGTCCTATGTTTGGTTGTTGGACACTTTCAAGCGTGCCATGGGTCGTGAGCCTATATGCACAGTTATAGACCAAGACCCTGCTATGAGAAAAGCTGTTCCACGAGTTCTGAAGCATACACACCACAGATTTTGCATGTGGCATATAATGACAAAGGTCACCGAGAAAGCTGGGCCAGTACTAGCCAAGAATCATGAGTTCCTACGTAGTTTGAATGTGGTTGTATGGGATGAACGCATAACAAGTGAGGAGTTTGAGGTAAGGTGGCATGCTGTTATGGAACGATTCGGGCTTCTGGACCATACTTGGTTTAGCGAACTGTTTGAATTGCGCTCAATGTGGATCCCAGCTTTTTTCCGGGATGTACGTATGGGAGGTTTGTTGCGAACCACTTCTCGATCTGAAGCCATCAATAGTGTTTTTGGGTCTTGCACCAACCAGCACGCTAGTTTAGTTGAATTTTTATGCCATTATGACGGTGCTATGGACGAGCAGCGTTATGAGCAAGCGAAGCTAAACGCGACATGTGAAGGTAACCTGCCTCAAATGATTACACCATTGGCAATAGAGCGTCATGCAGCTGACATATATACGATACAAGTGTTCTATGAGATTCAAAATGAGATTAGTCGCGCTTGTTTTTCTTGCCGGGTCATGAGCGTCAACCGTTCTGGGGTGCTTTGCCAGTATGTTATACAAGACGTTAGCGGTAATGAGTCGTTGGTGGAGTACAACAGTGGTGAGGTAACTATCAAGTGCACGTGCAAAATGTTTGAAAAGGTAGGGCTTCTGTGTAGACACGGTTTCGTTGCTTTGAAAGATGCTGGCATGGAAGTGATCCCCTCAACGTACGTGCTCGGACGGTGGACACGTGCTGCTTGTGTGCGTCCGGTAAGCATAGATGTTAATCTGGGTAACAATGCCGAAAACAGCAATCTAGCCCCACAGCACAAATTGTGGGTGGATTTCCACGCATGTCTAGCCCTAGCAGGTGAGGACCGTGACCGGATGGTAATTGTTGGTAACGTAGTACAGTCATTAAAAGAGACTTTGAGTGTGGATGTTAACAGTGCCCCCGTGCGTCGTGGAAAGCGTTCAATTATTGAGAACTTTTGTGGTAATGTGGTCGCAGAACCTGTAGTCATCCGTCCACCAGTGGTAGCCCGTAACAAGGGTCGCAGGAAGCGTTTAAAAGGAGCTCGTGAAATTGCAGTGGCTTTGAAGAAATAA